One part of the Streptomyces lienomycini genome encodes these proteins:
- a CDS encoding type II toxin-antitoxin system death-on-curing family toxin, with protein sequence MTNVRYVQIDEILAIARAVNGTEHSVRDMGLLVSAIERPRTNVFGAELYPMLHEKAAALLHSVARNHALIDGNKRTAWLAMRVFLRFNGVSASTVPPPVAVAGPFVEEVAQDNVDVPVIAKRLAAWFPIP encoded by the coding sequence GTGACGAACGTGCGCTACGTCCAGATCGACGAGATCCTGGCCATCGCCCGCGCGGTCAACGGTACCGAGCACAGCGTGCGTGACATGGGTCTTCTGGTGTCGGCGATCGAGCGGCCCCGGACGAACGTGTTCGGAGCCGAGTTGTACCCCATGTTGCACGAGAAGGCAGCGGCCCTGCTGCACTCCGTCGCCCGCAATCACGCGTTGATCGACGGCAACAAGCGCACCGCCTGGCTCGCCATGCGTGTCTTCCTGCGGTTCAACGGCGTCAGCGCCAGTACCGTCCCGCCGCCCGTCGCCGTTGCCGGCCCGTTCGTCGAGGAAGTCGCGCAGGACAACGTCGATGTACCGGTCATTGCCAAGCGTCTGGCGGCCTGGTTTCCGATTCCCTGA
- a CDS encoding potassium channel family protein: MRVAIAGAGAVGRSIAGELLENGHEVLLIDKAPTAISVERVPMAEWLLADACEITSLDEAALQRCNVVIAATGDDKVNLVVSLLAKTEYGVPRVVARVNNPKNEWLFNESWGVDVAVSTPRLMSALVEEAVSVGDLVRLLRFSHGDANLVELTLPEESALAGTQVGDVQWPEDTSLVTIIRGTRVLTPSREDSLEAGDELLFVAAQAREEQLEDLLSARRRPDGTV; the protein is encoded by the coding sequence ATGAGGGTCGCCATTGCCGGAGCCGGCGCGGTCGGCCGTTCCATCGCGGGCGAGCTGCTGGAGAACGGCCACGAGGTGCTGCTCATCGACAAGGCGCCGACCGCGATCTCGGTCGAGCGGGTTCCGATGGCGGAGTGGCTGCTCGCCGACGCGTGCGAGATCACGTCCCTGGACGAGGCGGCGCTCCAGCGCTGCAACGTCGTCATCGCCGCGACGGGCGACGACAAGGTCAACCTGGTCGTGTCCCTGCTGGCCAAGACGGAGTACGGCGTTCCGCGGGTTGTGGCCCGGGTGAACAACCCGAAGAACGAGTGGCTCTTCAACGAGTCCTGGGGGGTGGACGTCGCCGTCTCCACCCCGCGGCTGATGTCGGCCCTGGTGGAGGAGGCGGTGAGCGTCGGCGATCTGGTCCGGCTGCTGCGCTTCAGCCACGGCGACGCCAACCTGGTCGAGCTGACGCTGCCGGAGGAGTCGGCCCTGGCCGGTACCCAGGTCGGCGACGTCCAGTGGCCGGAGGACACCTCTCTGGTGACGATCATCCGCGGCACCCGGGTGCTGACGCCGTCCCGGGAGGACTCCCTGGAGGCGGGTGACGAGCTGCTGTTCGTCGCCGCGCAGGCCCGCGAGGAGCAGTTGGAGGACCTGCTGTCGGCCCGGCGGCGGCCCGACGGCACGGTCTGA
- a CDS encoding ribbon-helix-helix protein, CopG family, which yields MAMTLRLPDDLDAKLTERARREGRSKQELAIEAIRDAQDRAELKVDDVLAELMDSDAEILDYLK from the coding sequence ATGGCGATGACACTCCGGCTCCCCGACGACCTCGACGCGAAGCTCACCGAGCGGGCTCGTCGTGAGGGTCGCAGCAAGCAGGAGCTTGCCATCGAGGCCATCCGTGATGCCCAGGACCGGGCCGAGCTGAAGGTTGACGACGTCCTGGCGGAGTTGATGGACAGCGATGCGGAGATTCTGGACTACCTGAAGTGA
- a CDS encoding APC family permease — MSKLTDVPKRILIGRALRSDRLGETLLPKRIALPVFASDPLSSVAYAPGEVLLVLSIAGVSAYHFSPWIAVAVVVLMFTVVASYRQNVHAYPSGGGDYEVATTNLGPKAGLTVASALLVDYVLTVAVSISSGIENLGSAVPFVVEHKVLCAVAVILLLTLMNLRGVRESGTLFAIPTYVFVAGVFIMIVWGAFRGLVLGDSMRAPTADFEIKPEHGGLAGFALIFLLLRAFSSGCAALTGVEAISNGVPAFRKPKSKNAGNTLAMMGLLAVTMFCGIIALAAATDVRMSENPATDLFHNGVAVGADYVQHPVISQVAEAVFGEGSFLFVILAAATALVLFLAANTAYNGFPLLGSILAQDRYLPRQLHTRGDRLAFSNGIVLLAGAAVLLVVVYGADSTRLIQLYIVGVFVSFTLSQIGMVRHWNRNLAGERDQAKRRHMIRSRAINAFGAFFTGLVLVVVLATKFTHGAWVALLGMCIFFATMTAIRKHYDRVAEEIAAPEDPEEAQSDDMVRPSRVHSVVLISKIHRPTLRALAYAKLMRSDSLEALSVNVDPVETKALREEWERRGIAVPLKVLDSPYREITRPVIEYVKSLRKESPRDAVSVIIPEYVVGHWYEHLLHNQSALRLKGRLLFTPGVMVTSVPYQLESSEAARRRARKRQNWSAPGAVRRGPAHHQPQDRTKDSSSST, encoded by the coding sequence GTGTCCAAACTGACCGACGTGCCCAAGCGGATCCTGATCGGGCGCGCACTGCGCAGCGACCGGCTGGGCGAGACGCTCCTGCCGAAGCGCATCGCCCTCCCCGTCTTCGCGTCCGACCCGCTGTCTTCCGTGGCGTACGCGCCCGGCGAGGTGCTGCTCGTCCTGTCCATCGCGGGCGTGTCGGCGTACCACTTCAGCCCCTGGATCGCGGTCGCGGTCGTGGTCCTGATGTTCACCGTCGTCGCCTCCTACCGGCAGAACGTGCACGCCTACCCGAGCGGCGGCGGCGACTACGAGGTGGCCACCACCAACCTGGGGCCGAAGGCCGGTCTGACCGTGGCCAGCGCCCTGCTGGTCGACTACGTCCTGACCGTCGCCGTCTCCATCTCCTCCGGCATCGAGAACCTCGGCTCGGCCGTCCCCTTCGTCGTCGAGCACAAGGTCCTGTGCGCGGTCGCCGTGATCCTGCTGCTGACGCTGATGAACCTGCGCGGGGTCAGGGAGTCGGGCACGCTGTTCGCCATCCCGACGTACGTGTTCGTCGCGGGCGTCTTCATCATGATCGTGTGGGGCGCGTTCCGCGGCCTGGTCCTGGGCGACAGCATGCGCGCCCCGACCGCGGACTTCGAGATCAAACCGGAGCACGGCGGCCTGGCCGGCTTCGCCCTGATCTTCCTCCTGCTGCGCGCCTTCTCCTCCGGCTGCGCCGCGCTCACCGGAGTCGAGGCGATCTCCAACGGCGTCCCGGCCTTCCGCAAGCCCAAGTCGAAGAACGCGGGCAACACTCTCGCGATGATGGGCCTGCTCGCCGTCACCATGTTCTGCGGCATCATCGCGCTCGCCGCCGCCACCGACGTCCGCATGTCGGAGAACCCGGCCACCGACCTCTTCCACAACGGCGTCGCGGTCGGCGCGGACTACGTCCAGCACCCGGTGATCTCGCAGGTCGCCGAGGCGGTCTTCGGCGAGGGCAGCTTCCTGTTCGTCATCCTGGCCGCCGCCACCGCCCTGGTCCTCTTCCTGGCCGCCAACACCGCCTACAACGGCTTCCCGCTGCTCGGCTCGATCCTCGCCCAGGACCGCTACCTGCCGCGCCAGCTGCACACCCGCGGCGACCGCCTGGCCTTCTCCAACGGCATCGTGCTCCTCGCGGGCGCCGCCGTGCTCCTGGTCGTCGTCTACGGCGCCGACTCGACCCGGCTGATCCAGCTCTACATCGTCGGCGTCTTCGTCTCCTTCACGCTCAGCCAGATCGGCATGGTCCGGCACTGGAACCGCAACCTCGCCGGCGAACGGGACCAGGCCAAGCGCCGCCACATGATCCGCTCGCGCGCGATCAACGCCTTCGGCGCGTTCTTCACCGGACTGGTGCTGGTCGTGGTCCTGGCCACGAAGTTCACGCACGGAGCCTGGGTCGCCCTGCTCGGCATGTGCATCTTCTTCGCCACGATGACGGCGATCCGCAAGCACTACGACCGCGTCGCCGAGGAGATCGCCGCCCCCGAGGACCCCGAGGAGGCGCAGAGCGACGACATGGTGCGCCCGTCCCGCGTCCACTCGGTGGTACTGATCTCCAAGATCCACCGTCCCACGCTCCGGGCCCTCGCCTACGCCAAGCTGATGCGCTCCGACAGCCTGGAGGCGCTCAGCGTCAACGTCGACCCGGTCGAGACCAAGGCCCTGCGCGAGGAGTGGGAACGGCGCGGCATCGCCGTCCCCCTGAAGGTGCTGGACTCGCCGTACCGGGAGATCACCCGGCCGGTCATCGAGTACGTCAAGAGCCTGCGCAAGGAGTCCCCGCGCGACGCGGTCTCGGTCATCATCCCCGAGTACGTCGTGGGCCACTGGTACGAGCACCTGCTGCACAACCAGAGCGCCCTGCGCCTCAAGGGCCGCCTGCTGTTCACGCCGGGCGTCATGGTGACGTCCGTCCCGTACCAGCTGGAGTCCTCGGAGGCCGCCAGGCGCCGGGCCCGCAAACGCCAGAACTGGAGCGCCCCCGGCGCGGTCCGGCGCGGCCCGGCCCACCACCAGCCCCAGGACCGTACGAAGGACTCCTCGTCGTCCACGTAG
- a CDS encoding class I SAM-dependent RNA methyltransferase codes for MQAEPKKSQAESRAVPQSAAEPVSLVGEEYEVEIGPVAHGGHCIARTSEGQVLFVRHALPGERVVARVTEGEEGARFLRADAVEILDASKDRIEAPCPFAGPGRCGGCDWQHAKPGAQRRLKGEVVTEQLKRLAGLTPEEAGWDGTVMPAEGDKVPAGQVPSWRTRVQYAVDAEGHAGLRKHRSHEVQPIDHCMIAAEGVSELGIEARDWTGMESVEAIAATGSQDRQVILTPRPGARLPIVELDRPVSVMRVGEKDGGVHRVHGRPFVRERADGRTYRVGSGGFWQVHPKAADTLVTAVMQGLLPRKGDMALDLYCGVGLFAGALADRVGDQGAVLGIESGKRAVEDARHNLAAFDRVRVEQGKVEAVLPRTGIDEVDLIVLDPPRAGAGRKTVEHLSSLGARRIAYVACDPAALARDLGYFRDGGYRVRMLRVFDLFPMTHHVECVAILEPAGKGS; via the coding sequence ATGCAGGCAGAACCGAAGAAGTCGCAGGCGGAGTCGCGAGCGGTGCCGCAGTCGGCCGCGGAGCCGGTGTCGCTGGTGGGGGAGGAGTACGAGGTCGAGATCGGCCCCGTCGCCCACGGCGGCCACTGCATCGCCCGTACGTCCGAGGGGCAGGTGCTGTTCGTCCGGCACGCGCTGCCGGGTGAGCGGGTCGTGGCCCGGGTGACGGAGGGCGAGGAGGGCGCCCGCTTCCTGCGCGCCGACGCGGTCGAGATCCTGGACGCCTCCAAGGACCGCATCGAGGCCCCCTGCCCCTTCGCGGGCCCCGGCCGCTGCGGCGGCTGCGACTGGCAGCACGCCAAGCCGGGCGCGCAGCGCCGCCTGAAGGGCGAGGTCGTCACCGAGCAGCTCAAGCGCCTGGCGGGCCTCACCCCCGAGGAGGCCGGCTGGGACGGCACGGTGATGCCGGCCGAGGGCGACAAGGTGCCCGCCGGACAGGTGCCGTCCTGGCGCACGCGCGTGCAGTACGCGGTGGACGCGGAGGGCCACGCGGGCCTGCGCAAGCACCGCTCCCACGAGGTCCAGCCGATCGACCACTGCATGATCGCCGCGGAGGGCGTCAGCGAGCTGGGCATCGAGGCGCGGGACTGGACGGGCATGGAGTCCGTCGAGGCGATCGCGGCCACCGGCTCCCAGGACCGCCAGGTCATCCTGACCCCGCGGCCCGGCGCCCGCCTGCCCATCGTCGAACTGGACCGCCCGGTCTCGGTCATGCGCGTCGGCGAGAAGGACGGCGGCGTCCACCGCGTCCACGGCCGCCCCTTCGTCCGCGAGCGCGCCGACGGCCGCACCTACCGGGTCGGCTCCGGAGGCTTCTGGCAGGTCCACCCGAAGGCCGCCGACACCCTGGTCACGGCAGTCATGCAGGGCCTGCTGCCCCGCAAGGGCGACATGGCCCTCGACCTCTACTGCGGCGTCGGCCTCTTCGCCGGCGCCCTGGCCGACCGGGTCGGCGACCAGGGCGCGGTCCTCGGCATCGAGTCCGGCAAACGCGCCGTCGAGGACGCCCGCCACAACCTCGCCGCCTTCGACCGGGTCCGCGTCGAACAGGGCAAGGTGGAGGCGGTCCTGCCCCGCACGGGCATCGACGAGGTCGACCTCATCGTCCTGGACCCGCCCCGCGCGGGCGCGGGCCGCAAGACGGTCGAGCACCTCTCGTCCCTGGGCGCCCGCCGAATCGCCTACGTGGCCTGCGACCCCGCCGCGCTGGCCCGGGACCTGGGGTACTTCCGGGACGGGGGGTACCGGGTGCGGATGCTGCGGGTGTTCGATCTGTTTCCGATGACGCATCATGTGGAGTGCGTGGCGATTCTGGAGCCCGCGGGCAAGGGGTCCTGA
- a CDS encoding sensor histidine kinase, translating into MGRGKLRIYLGAAPGVGKTYAMLSEAHRRVERGTDCVVALVEHHGRSRTEVMLRGLERVPRREVEYRGAAFTELDLDAVLARAPRVALVDELAHTNVPGVRNAKRWQDVEELLAAGIDVVSTVNIQHLESLGDVVESITGVRQRETVPDEVVRRADQIELVDMSPQALRRRMAHGNIYQPDKVDAALSNYFRPGNLTALRELALLWVADRADEYLQQYRSEHRVSRIWGSRERIVVGLTGGPEGRTLIRRAARLAEKGAGGEVLAVYIARSDGLTSASPKELAVQRTLVEDLGGTFHHVLGEDIPAALLDFARGVNATQIVLGSSRRKAWQYVFGPGVGATVARESGPDLDVHIVTHEEVAKGRGLPVARGARLGRSRIVWGWFAGLGGPVLLTLLLSAVHLGLANDVLLYLALTVAAALLGGLYPALASAAVGSLLLNWFFTPPVNRITIADPRNMLALAIFVGVALSVASVVDVAARRTHQAARLRAESEILSFLAGDVLRGETSLETLLERVRETFAMESAALLEREGDVAPWTCAGRVGSGPPVERPEDADVDMPVGDHMALALTGRVLPAEDRRVLAAFAAQAAVVLDRRRLREEADRARTLAEGNRIRTALLAAVSHDLRTPLAGIKASVTSLRSDDVAWSEEDRAELLEGIEEGADRLDHLVGNLLDMSRLQTGTVTPLIREIDVDEVAPMALGGVPEGSAELDIPETLPMVAVDAGLLERAMANLVENAVKYSPAGRTVLVAASALADRVEVRVVDRGPGVPDEAKDRIFEPFQRYGDAPRGAGVGLGLAVARGFAEAMGGTLNAEDTPGGGLTMVLTLRAAGPSAATPHLATAERQAAQ; encoded by the coding sequence ATGGGACGCGGCAAGCTTCGGATCTACCTCGGTGCGGCACCGGGCGTCGGCAAGACGTACGCGATGCTGTCCGAGGCGCACCGCCGCGTCGAACGGGGCACCGACTGCGTGGTCGCCCTCGTCGAGCACCACGGCCGCTCGCGCACCGAGGTGATGCTCCGCGGCCTGGAGCGGGTGCCGCGCCGCGAGGTCGAGTACCGCGGCGCGGCCTTCACCGAACTGGACCTCGACGCGGTCCTCGCCCGCGCCCCCCGGGTGGCCCTGGTCGACGAGCTGGCCCACACCAACGTCCCCGGCGTGCGCAACGCCAAGCGCTGGCAGGACGTCGAGGAACTGCTCGCCGCCGGGATCGACGTCGTCTCGACCGTCAACATCCAGCACCTGGAGTCACTCGGCGACGTGGTCGAGTCGATCACCGGCGTACGGCAGCGGGAGACCGTGCCGGACGAGGTGGTGCGCCGCGCGGACCAGATCGAACTGGTCGACATGTCCCCGCAGGCGCTGCGCCGGCGCATGGCCCACGGCAACATCTACCAGCCGGACAAGGTCGACGCGGCCCTGTCCAACTACTTCCGCCCCGGCAACCTCACCGCCCTGCGCGAGCTGGCCCTGCTGTGGGTGGCGGACCGGGCCGACGAGTACCTCCAGCAGTACCGCAGCGAACACCGGGTCTCCAGGATCTGGGGCTCGCGCGAACGCATCGTGGTCGGCCTGACCGGCGGCCCCGAGGGCCGGACGCTGATACGCCGGGCCGCCCGCCTCGCCGAGAAGGGCGCCGGCGGCGAGGTGCTCGCCGTCTACATAGCCCGCAGCGACGGACTGACCTCGGCCTCCCCGAAGGAGCTGGCGGTCCAGCGCACCCTGGTGGAGGACCTCGGCGGCACCTTCCACCACGTCCTGGGCGAGGACATACCCGCCGCCCTGCTCGACTTCGCCCGCGGCGTCAACGCCACCCAGATCGTCCTCGGCTCCTCGCGCCGCAAGGCCTGGCAGTACGTCTTCGGTCCCGGCGTCGGCGCCACGGTCGCCCGCGAGTCCGGCCCGGACCTGGACGTCCACATCGTGACCCACGAGGAGGTCGCCAAGGGGCGCGGGCTGCCGGTGGCCAGGGGGGCGCGGCTCGGCCGTTCCCGGATCGTCTGGGGCTGGTTCGCGGGCCTGGGCGGACCGGTGCTGCTGACCCTGCTGCTCAGCGCCGTCCACCTCGGGCTCGCCAACGACGTCCTGCTCTACCTCGCGCTCACCGTCGCCGCCGCCCTGCTCGGCGGGCTGTACCCGGCGCTCGCCTCGGCGGCGGTCGGGTCGCTGCTGCTGAACTGGTTCTTCACGCCGCCCGTCAACCGGATCACCATCGCCGACCCCCGGAACATGCTTGCGCTCGCCATATTCGTCGGTGTCGCGCTCTCCGTCGCCTCGGTGGTCGACGTCGCCGCCCGCCGAACCCACCAGGCCGCCCGGCTGCGCGCCGAGTCGGAGATCCTCTCCTTCCTGGCCGGCGACGTCCTGCGCGGCGAGACCAGCCTGGAGACCCTGTTGGAACGGGTGCGCGAGACCTTCGCCATGGAGTCGGCCGCCCTGCTGGAGCGGGAGGGCGACGTGGCGCCCTGGACCTGCGCCGGGCGCGTCGGATCGGGACCGCCGGTGGAACGCCCGGAGGACGCGGACGTGGACATGCCGGTCGGCGACCACATGGCCCTCGCGCTGACCGGCCGGGTCCTGCCCGCCGAGGACCGCAGGGTGCTGGCCGCCTTCGCCGCCCAGGCCGCCGTCGTACTGGACCGGCGCCGCCTGCGCGAGGAGGCCGACCGGGCCCGGACGCTCGCCGAGGGCAACCGCATCCGCACCGCGCTCCTGGCCGCCGTCAGCCACGACCTGCGCACCCCGCTGGCCGGCATCAAGGCGTCGGTGACCAGCCTCAGGTCCGACGACGTGGCCTGGTCCGAGGAGGACCGGGCGGAGCTGCTGGAGGGCATCGAGGAGGGCGCCGACCGCCTCGACCACCTCGTGGGCAACCTGCTCGACATGTCCCGCCTCCAGACCGGCACCGTCACCCCGCTGATCCGCGAGATCGACGTCGACGAGGTGGCGCCGATGGCGCTCGGCGGGGTGCCCGAGGGCAGCGCGGAGCTGGACATCCCGGAGACGCTGCCCATGGTCGCCGTCGACGCCGGGCTCCTGGAGCGGGCGATGGCCAACCTGGTGGAGAACGCCGTGAAGTACAGCCCCGCCGGGCGGACCGTCCTGGTCGCCGCCAGCGCCCTCGCGGACCGCGTCGAGGTACGGGTCGTCGACCGGGGGCCGGGAGTGCCGGACGAGGCCAAGGACCGCATCTTCGAGCCCTTCCAGCGGTACGGCGACGCCCCGCGCGGGGCCGGTGTCGGCCTCGGCCTGGCCGTGGCCCGGGGCTTCGCCGAGGCGATGGGCGGCACGCTGAACGCCGAGGACACCCCCGGGGGCGGCCTCACCATGGTTCTCACCCTCCGCGCGGCGGGACCGTCCGCGGCGACACCCCACCTCGCGACAGCGGAAAGGCAGGCCGCCCAATGA
- a CDS encoding DUF3159 domain-containing protein, with protein MTSLDKPTEETTEADDARAVTEAALFEAFGGVRGMIETVLPGLLFVTIFTLNNDLHMSAIAALAVSVVLVVVRLVMKDTVKHAFSGVFGVAFGVVFAMMTDNAKNFYLPGMLYTLGLALAYIVTSLAGVPLIGLILGPVFKENLSWRTRNPGRKKAYTKASYAWGLILLAKSAILFPLYWWADTEQLGWVLVTLKIPPFLLAVWLTWVFLAKAPAPIDVFAEMEAAEEAEKAEKAERERRAQEADGTLPGSPEADGDAADLRGGRHRKA; from the coding sequence GTGACGTCGCTCGACAAGCCGACCGAAGAGACGACAGAGGCGGACGACGCCCGGGCGGTGACCGAGGCAGCGCTGTTCGAGGCGTTCGGCGGCGTGCGGGGCATGATCGAGACGGTCCTGCCGGGCCTGCTCTTCGTCACCATCTTCACGCTCAACAACGACCTGCACATGTCGGCGATCGCGGCACTGGCCGTGTCGGTGGTGCTGGTCGTCGTCCGGCTCGTGATGAAGGACACCGTCAAGCACGCGTTCAGCGGGGTCTTCGGTGTCGCCTTCGGCGTGGTCTTCGCGATGATGACCGACAACGCCAAGAACTTCTATCTGCCGGGCATGCTCTACACCCTGGGCCTGGCGCTCGCGTACATCGTCACGTCGCTGGCCGGAGTGCCGCTGATCGGCCTGATCCTCGGCCCGGTCTTCAAGGAGAACCTCTCCTGGCGCACCCGCAACCCGGGCCGCAAGAAGGCGTACACCAAGGCCAGCTACGCGTGGGGTCTGATCCTGCTCGCCAAGAGCGCGATCCTCTTCCCGCTGTACTGGTGGGCGGACACCGAGCAGCTCGGCTGGGTCCTGGTCACCCTGAAGATCCCGCCCTTCCTGCTCGCCGTCTGGCTGACCTGGGTCTTCCTGGCCAAGGCCCCGGCGCCCATCGACGTGTTCGCTGAGATGGAGGCGGCGGAGGAGGCCGAGAAGGCGGAGAAGGCCGAGCGGGAACGGCGCGCTCAGGAGGCCGACGGGACCCTGCCGGGGTCGCCCGAGGCCGACGGGGACGCCGCGGACCTGCGCGGCGGCAGACACCGCAAGGCCTGA
- a CDS encoding OB-fold nucleic acid binding domain-containing protein yields MSSAPRSDKPVGRFRRMFDRLSSSQEDLESEELREDTDTAGCTRICDCQDRQVVSVTGTLRTVTLRPRAGVPALEAELFDGSAALDVVWLGRRSIVGIEPGRKLIASGRISMSHGRRVLFNPKYELRPLGRE; encoded by the coding sequence ATGAGTTCTGCTCCGCGTTCCGACAAGCCGGTGGGCCGGTTCCGGCGCATGTTCGACCGGCTCTCCTCGTCCCAGGAGGACCTGGAGTCGGAGGAACTGCGCGAGGACACCGACACCGCCGGCTGCACCCGCATCTGCGACTGCCAGGACCGGCAGGTCGTCTCGGTTACTGGTACCTTGCGCACGGTCACCCTGCGGCCGCGTGCCGGCGTCCCGGCCCTGGAGGCCGAGCTGTTCGACGGTTCCGCCGCCCTGGACGTGGTGTGGCTGGGCAGACGCTCCATCGTGGGCATAGAGCCGGGGCGCAAGCTCATCGCATCGGGCCGGATCTCCATGAGCCACGGCCGCCGGGTGCTCTTCAACCCGAAATACGAACTGAGACCCCTCGGACGGGAGTAG
- a CDS encoding potassium channel family protein, which yields MHIVIMGCGRVGSALAQTLEQQGHTVAVIDRDPTAFRRLGSSFGGRRVTGIGFDQDTLREAGIEEAGAFAAVSSGDNSNIIAARVAREMFGVDNVAARIYDPRRAEVYQRLGIPTVATVRWTADQMLRRLLPSGAEPLWRDPTGGVQLAEVHTSSAWVGHKISRLQEETGVRVAFVTRLGEAILPSSQTVLQEGDLVHVMMRTDEVHKVEAAFAKGPEEEGGH from the coding sequence ATGCACATTGTCATCATGGGCTGCGGGCGCGTGGGCTCCGCGCTCGCCCAGACCCTGGAACAGCAGGGGCACACGGTCGCCGTGATCGACCGGGACCCCACCGCCTTCCGCCGCCTCGGCTCCTCGTTCGGCGGCCGCCGCGTCACCGGCATCGGTTTCGACCAGGACACTTTGCGCGAGGCGGGCATCGAGGAGGCCGGTGCCTTCGCGGCCGTCTCCAGCGGCGACAACTCGAACATCATCGCCGCCCGCGTGGCCCGCGAGATGTTCGGCGTGGACAACGTCGCGGCCCGCATCTACGACCCCCGCCGCGCCGAGGTCTACCAGCGCCTGGGCATCCCCACCGTGGCCACGGTCCGCTGGACGGCGGACCAGATGCTGCGCCGGCTGCTGCCCTCGGGTGCCGAGCCGCTGTGGCGCGACCCCACCGGGGGCGTCCAGCTCGCCGAGGTGCACACGTCCTCCGCATGGGTCGGCCACAAGATCAGCCGGCTCCAGGAGGAGACGGGCGTGCGGGTGGCCTTCGTCACCCGGCTCGGGGAGGCGATCCTGCCCTCCTCGCAGACCGTCCTGCAGGAGGGTGACCTCGTGCACGTGATGATGCGCACCGACGAGGTCCACAAGGTCGAGGCGGCGTTCGCCAAGGGTCCCGAAGAGGAGGGCGGTCACTGA
- a CDS encoding response regulator, translating into MTRVLVIDDEPQIVRALVINLKARHYEVDAAHDGATALQLAAARHPDVVVLDLGLPDMDGVDVIKGLRGWTRVPILVLSARHSSDEKVEALDAGADDYVTKPFGMDELLARLRAAVRRSEPVPGGEDEVVVDTAEFTVDLAAKKVNRGGRDVRLTPTEWHLLEVLVRHTGRLVSQKQLLQEVWGPSYGTETNYLRVYMAQLRRKLEADPAHPRHFITEPGMGYRFEK; encoded by the coding sequence ATGACCCGGGTGCTCGTGATCGACGACGAACCGCAGATCGTGCGGGCCCTCGTGATCAACCTCAAGGCACGGCACTACGAGGTCGACGCCGCCCACGACGGCGCCACCGCCCTCCAGCTCGCCGCCGCCCGGCACCCCGACGTCGTGGTGCTGGACCTGGGCCTGCCCGACATGGACGGCGTCGACGTGATCAAGGGGCTGCGGGGGTGGACCCGGGTGCCGATCCTGGTGCTGTCCGCCCGGCACTCCTCCGACGAGAAGGTCGAGGCGCTCGACGCGGGCGCCGACGACTACGTCACCAAGCCCTTCGGCATGGACGAGCTGCTGGCCCGGCTGCGCGCCGCCGTCCGCCGGTCCGAGCCGGTCCCCGGGGGCGAGGACGAGGTGGTCGTGGACACCGCGGAGTTCACCGTCGACCTGGCGGCCAAGAAGGTCAACCGGGGCGGGCGGGACGTACGCCTGACACCCACCGAGTGGCATCTGCTGGAGGTGCTGGTGCGCCACACGGGGCGCCTGGTGAGCCAGAAGCAGCTGCTGCAGGAGGTGTGGGGGCCGTCCTACGGGACGGAGACGAACTACCTGCGGGTCTACATGGCCCAGCTGCGCCGCAAACTGGAGGCGGACCCCGCGCACCCGCGGCACTTCATCACCGAGCCGGGGATGGGATACCGCTTCGAGAAGTGA